The Desulfovibrio legallii genome window below encodes:
- the trsS gene encoding radical SAM (seleno)protein TrsS has protein sequence MILRRTQSLCPVCLRRLDAVYVRPEDAPEAVLLEKTCPEHGVFRVPVWRDGGPGPTADGPPQPTSVDLPAFETWTRPKSPSYPQDPRTPTVHGCPFDCGLCPEHAQHTCTGLLEVTMRCNMACPICYADGGRATAPPDPDLDCLAAQLDVLTRASGPCNVQLSGGEPTVREDLPAIVALARSRGFGLVQLNTNGLRLAEPGYAQSLRAAGLDSVYLQWDGVSEAAFRALRGRDCLEFKHRAVRACGAAGLGVVLVATVVRGVNDHELGDLLRLALELGPTVRGLHVQPAAFFGRYPWSLGAAPRCTLPEVMGALAGQAPELVNPTQFHPPGCENELCSCSAVYRRIADPHGRPGLQWLGQGGSCCTPTAPSTAPSAPSAAPPSAAEGARKAKQFVALHWKGATPPQPDAAPQAPQEKPAPAKDAFSRFLAQAGVEQRFTLSSMAFQDALSLDVARVRGCCIHVLRPDGRMIPFCLHNLTAADGARLYKTAP, from the coding sequence ATGATTCTGCGCCGCACCCAAAGTCTCTGCCCCGTGTGTCTGCGGCGGCTGGACGCGGTCTACGTACGCCCCGAAGACGCGCCGGAAGCGGTGCTGCTGGAAAAAACCTGTCCGGAGCACGGCGTCTTTCGTGTGCCTGTCTGGCGCGACGGGGGCCCCGGCCCGACGGCGGACGGACCGCCGCAACCGACCAGCGTCGACCTGCCGGCCTTTGAAACCTGGACCAGGCCCAAAAGCCCCTCTTACCCGCAGGATCCGCGCACGCCTACGGTCCACGGCTGCCCCTTTGACTGCGGCCTCTGCCCGGAGCACGCCCAGCACACCTGCACAGGCCTGCTGGAAGTGACCATGCGCTGCAACATGGCCTGCCCCATCTGCTACGCCGACGGCGGCAGAGCCACGGCCCCGCCGGATCCGGACCTGGACTGCCTGGCCGCACAGCTGGACGTGCTGACCAGGGCCTCCGGCCCCTGCAACGTGCAGCTTTCCGGCGGCGAACCCACCGTGCGCGAGGATTTGCCCGCCATTGTGGCCCTGGCCCGCTCGCGCGGCTTCGGCCTGGTACAGCTCAACACCAACGGCCTGCGTCTGGCCGAGCCGGGCTACGCCCAAAGCCTGCGCGCGGCCGGGCTGGACTCCGTCTACCTGCAGTGGGACGGCGTAAGCGAAGCCGCCTTCCGCGCCCTGCGCGGCCGCGATTGCCTGGAGTTCAAACACAGGGCCGTGCGGGCCTGCGGCGCGGCGGGCCTGGGCGTGGTGCTGGTGGCCACGGTGGTGCGCGGCGTCAACGACCACGAGTTGGGCGATCTGCTGCGCTTGGCCCTGGAGCTGGGCCCCACGGTGCGCGGCCTGCACGTGCAGCCCGCAGCCTTTTTCGGCCGCTATCCCTGGTCTCTGGGCGCGGCCCCGCGCTGCACTCTGCCCGAAGTCATGGGCGCGCTGGCCGGCCAGGCCCCGGAACTGGTCAACCCAACCCAGTTCCACCCGCCGGGCTGCGAAAACGAACTCTGCTCCTGCAGCGCCGTGTACCGCCGCATTGCCGACCCCCATGGCCGCCCCGGCCTGCAGTGGCTGGGGCAGGGCGGCTCCTGCTGCACGCCCACGGCCCCCTCTACGGCCCCTTCCGCGCCTTCCGCAGCGCCGCCCTCCGCTGCGGAAGGCGCACGCAAGGCCAAACAGTTTGTGGCCCTGCACTGGAAAGGCGCAACGCCGCCGCAGCCGGACGCCGCACCGCAAGCCCCACAGGAAAAGCCCGCGCCCGCCAAGGACGCCTTCAGCCGCTTTCTGGCCCAGGCCGGCGTGGAGCAGCGCTTCACCCTCTCCAGCATGGCCTTTCAGGACGCCCTCAGT
- a CDS encoding DVU_1555 family C-GCAxxG-C-C protein: protein MNPMMLELLPLVRQGYCCSQLLLLLMLEARGQQNPDVVRAAQGLCHGIGQSDGPCGLLTGGACALALVAGKGADTETAHPMLTPLLNDYATWFYERTNPYGGQRCGQIAAGLGATSGAPGEAPNPVACGDLLAECWGKILELVQSYDLDLTPAS, encoded by the coding sequence ATGAATCCCATGATGCTGGAATTGCTGCCCCTGGTGCGCCAGGGCTACTGTTGCAGTCAGCTGCTCCTGCTGCTTATGCTGGAAGCGCGCGGACAGCAGAACCCCGACGTGGTGCGCGCGGCTCAGGGCCTGTGCCACGGCATCGGCCAATCCGACGGCCCTTGCGGCCTGCTCACGGGCGGGGCCTGTGCCCTGGCCCTGGTGGCCGGCAAGGGCGCAGATACGGAAACCGCCCACCCCATGCTTACCCCCCTGCTCAACGACTACGCCACCTGGTTCTACGAGCGCACCAATCCCTACGGAGGCCAGCGCTGCGGCCAGATCGCCGCGGGCCTGGGCGCAACCTCCGGCGCGCCGGGCGAGGCTCCCAACCCCGTGGCCTGCGGCGACCTGCTGGCCGAGTGCTGGGGAAAAATCCTGGAGCTGGTTCAGAGCTACGACCTGGACCTGACGCCCGCCTCATGA
- the trsM gene encoding DVU_1556 family methyltransferase, whose translation MSALWEREDFRRVAQGAWRPGGTALTRRGLALCRRHSGLTPGALVLDLGCGDGATLRLLLREGYRAWGLDRIAQPGAAATGRLLLADAARPPLAPGSLDALLSECLLSLLPDPFAALRAWARLLRPGGALLVSDLTLAAPGARKRTSLPGCGCENAAASLEKSAVAAAAEAATGAEPTAPMATAPAARATGAAAMPPAPAQGGCSAGAARSCSAGARPASVWQEMFVAAGLRVEICEDHSRTLAELAARLVWYGAAPADSCACNGSGPAAGSLGYNLWIAQKAPAA comes from the coding sequence ATGAGCGCCCTGTGGGAGCGTGAGGACTTTCGCCGCGTGGCCCAAGGGGCCTGGCGGCCCGGCGGCACGGCGCTCACCCGCCGGGGCCTGGCCCTCTGCCGTCGGCACAGCGGCCTGACGCCCGGCGCGCTGGTGCTGGACCTGGGCTGCGGCGACGGCGCGACCCTGCGCCTGCTGCTGCGCGAGGGCTACCGGGCCTGGGGCCTGGACCGCATAGCTCAGCCCGGAGCCGCGGCCACGGGCCGCCTGCTTCTGGCCGACGCGGCCCGCCCGCCCCTGGCCCCTGGCAGTCTGGACGCCCTCCTGAGCGAATGCCTACTCTCCCTGCTGCCCGATCCTTTTGCCGCGTTGCGCGCCTGGGCGCGCCTGCTGCGGCCCGGCGGCGCGCTGCTGGTGAGTGACCTGACCCTTGCCGCCCCCGGCGCACGCAAGAGAACCTCGCTTCCCGGCTGTGGATGTGAAAACGCAGCCGCATCTTTGGAAAAAAGCGCCGTGGCGGCCGCCGCAGAGGCCGCCACGGGCGCAGAGCCCACTGCCCCGATGGCGACTGCCCCGGCGGCGAGGGCGACGGGAGCAGCGGCGATGCCCCCGGCCCCTGCCCAGGGCGGTTGCAGCGCAGGCGCGGCCCGCTCTTGCAGCGCCGGAGCGCGTCCCGCAAGCGTCTGGCAGGAGATGTTCGTCGCCGCCGGGCTGCGCGTGGAAATCTGCGAGGACCACAGCCGCACCCTGGCCGAGCTGGCGGCCCGACTGGTCTGGTACGGCGCGGCCCCGGCGGATTCCTGCGCCTGCAACGGGTCCGGCCCCGCCGCCGGATCCTTGGGCTATAACCTGTGGATTGCCCAAAAAGCCCCTGCGGCCTGA
- a CDS encoding DVU_1557 family redox protein: protein MSMADLNYGPDEGQWVCGRCNLPLEQSKVAVFYLNSAFDVVLPRCPQCGLTMIPKSLAQGKMLEVEALLEDK, encoded by the coding sequence ATGAGCATGGCGGATCTCAACTACGGACCCGACGAAGGGCAATGGGTTTGCGGCCGCTGCAATTTGCCGCTGGAGCAAAGCAAGGTCGCCGTATTCTACCTCAACAGCGCTTTTGACGTGGTGCTGCCGCGCTGTCCCCAGTGCGGTCTGACCATGATCCCCAAATCCCTGGCGCAAGGCAAAATGCTGGAAGTGGAAGCTCTGCTGGAAGACAAATGA
- a CDS encoding pyridine nucleotide-disulfide oxidoreductase/dicluster-binding protein: MMDQKRLHEIEARCTQESPPRCRAACPFDLDVRAFMTHMAAGRVSEARKLLERHLPLPGVLARLCDHPCEEVCLRRDLGGSVAMHGLELSCMLTAGQQSRPLPLPPKKKRMAVAGAGLTGLAAAWDLSRKGYPVTVFHTDAPESALLAAYPVLASAGLDKDFLAEDMALLTRQKVRFELATLDAALATRLAEEFDGVLLDADAAPDLAPAQTDVDAETLLWRDNLCCAGWKNRTPTGHAYASPATQAGQGRRAAQTLDRLVSGVSLTAAREKAQGPLHTDITGIAPNPRREPAGLTHTPEEAAQEAARCLQCQCLICVKECVYLQKYKGYPRVYARQAHNNASIVKGLHTANAMINGCALCGQCEELCPENFSMAELCLAAREDMVERGFMPPTAHEFALEDMENASGPECALTLPDPSLPQGVAPAWAFFPGCQLTASRGEQVAALYARLREAFAHDPTPGVGIMLACCGIPARWAGRAKRFQEHTAALRAAWEGLGKPRIMAACSSCLTVLREALPEARAVSVWEVLDGLSENAWAATAPGATGGGRPAGMPAVLSVQDPCTARHDPAWLAAVRSLARKAGVTLEEPRLSGPTTACCGYGGLVWCAQPDTAEAMSAHRAAELPHPGLASCIMCRDRLAASGKECWHLLDLLFPALAGAAGQERGPGLSARRANRAALRRRLLHECLGEEAARPPEGKVRVTPELLARLEARHILLEDVEAAVAGAEASGHRFKNLENGHWLGSWRPRQVTFWVEYTPEGAGFVLHDAWCHRMVVPGSGGQEAAEVINRHQCCTDGSRGEQS, from the coding sequence ATGATGGATCAGAAGCGTCTGCACGAAATTGAGGCCCGCTGTACCCAGGAAAGCCCCCCCCGCTGTCGGGCGGCCTGCCCCTTTGACCTGGACGTGCGCGCCTTCATGACCCACATGGCCGCAGGCCGCGTGAGCGAGGCCCGCAAGCTGCTGGAGCGGCATTTGCCCCTGCCGGGGGTGTTGGCCCGGCTCTGCGACCACCCTTGTGAAGAAGTCTGCCTTCGCCGCGACCTGGGCGGCAGCGTGGCCATGCACGGGCTGGAACTTTCCTGTATGCTCACGGCGGGCCAGCAAAGTCGCCCCCTGCCCCTGCCCCCCAAGAAAAAACGGATGGCCGTGGCGGGTGCGGGGCTGACCGGCCTGGCCGCGGCCTGGGATCTTTCGCGCAAGGGCTACCCGGTCACGGTCTTCCACACGGATGCTCCGGAATCCGCCCTGCTGGCCGCCTATCCCGTGCTGGCGAGCGCCGGTCTGGACAAAGATTTTCTGGCCGAGGACATGGCCCTGCTGACCCGCCAGAAGGTGCGCTTTGAACTGGCGACCCTGGACGCGGCCCTGGCAACGCGCCTGGCTGAAGAATTTGACGGTGTGCTGCTGGACGCGGACGCCGCGCCGGACCTGGCCCCGGCCCAGACGGACGTGGACGCGGAAACCCTGCTCTGGCGCGACAACCTCTGCTGCGCGGGCTGGAAAAATCGCACGCCCACGGGCCACGCCTACGCTTCACCTGCAACCCAGGCCGGACAAGGCCGCCGGGCGGCGCAGACCCTGGATCGCCTGGTGAGCGGCGTTTCCCTCACCGCCGCACGGGAAAAAGCGCAAGGCCCCCTGCACACGGATATCACAGGCATTGCGCCCAATCCCCGCCGGGAACCAGCGGGCCTCACCCACACCCCTGAAGAAGCCGCGCAGGAAGCCGCGCGCTGCCTGCAGTGCCAGTGCCTCATCTGCGTCAAAGAGTGCGTCTACCTGCAGAAATACAAAGGGTATCCGCGGGTCTACGCCCGGCAGGCGCACAACAACGCCTCCATTGTCAAGGGCCTGCACACGGCCAACGCCATGATCAACGGCTGCGCCCTGTGCGGCCAGTGCGAAGAGCTCTGCCCGGAAAATTTCTCCATGGCCGAACTCTGCCTGGCTGCCCGCGAAGACATGGTGGAACGCGGCTTTATGCCGCCCACGGCCCACGAATTTGCCCTGGAAGACATGGAAAACGCTTCGGGACCGGAGTGCGCCCTGACTCTGCCGGACCCATCTTTGCCCCAGGGCGTGGCCCCGGCCTGGGCCTTTTTCCCAGGCTGCCAGCTTACGGCCTCACGCGGGGAGCAGGTGGCGGCCCTCTATGCCCGGCTGCGGGAGGCTTTTGCCCACGACCCCACGCCAGGAGTGGGCATCATGCTTGCCTGCTGCGGCATCCCGGCCCGCTGGGCCGGACGCGCCAAACGGTTTCAAGAGCACACGGCGGCCCTGCGCGCTGCCTGGGAAGGGCTGGGCAAACCGCGCATCATGGCGGCCTGTTCGTCCTGCCTTACGGTACTGCGCGAGGCCCTGCCCGAAGCGCGGGCCGTATCCGTGTGGGAAGTGCTGGACGGCCTGTCCGAAAACGCATGGGCTGCAACAGCGCCGGGCGCAACAGGCGGCGGCAGGCCGGCGGGCATGCCCGCCGTGCTCTCCGTGCAGGATCCCTGTACGGCCCGGCACGACCCGGCCTGGCTTGCGGCCGTACGCAGTCTGGCCCGCAAGGCCGGCGTAACTCTGGAGGAGCCGCGTCTTTCCGGCCCCACCACGGCCTGTTGCGGCTACGGCGGCCTGGTCTGGTGCGCTCAGCCCGACACGGCAGAAGCCATGAGCGCCCACCGTGCGGCAGAGCTGCCCCATCCGGGCCTGGCCTCCTGCATCATGTGCCGGGACAGGCTGGCTGCCAGCGGCAAGGAATGCTGGCATCTGCTGGACCTGCTCTTCCCCGCCCTGGCGGGCGCTGCCGGGCAGGAACGCGGCCCGGGGCTTTCAGCCCGGCGGGCCAATCGCGCGGCCCTGCGACGGCGGCTGCTGCACGAATGTCTGGGTGAAGAGGCTGCCCGGCCCCCGGAGGGCAAGGTGCGGGTGACGCCGGAGCTGCTGGCCCGACTGGAGGCCCGTCACATCCTGCTAGAGGACGTGGAGGCCGCCGTGGCCGGAGCCGAGGCCAGCGGGCACCGCTTCAAAAATCTGGAAAACGGACATTGGCTCGGCTCCTGGCGGCCCCGGCAAGTGACCTTCTGGGTGGAATACACGCCTGAAGGCGCGGGCTTTGTGCTGCACGACGCCTGGTGCCACCGCATGGTGGTGCCCGGCTCCGGCGGCCAGGAGGCGGCGGAGGTCATCAACCGGCACCAGTGCTGCACGGACGGCAGCCGGGGAGAACAGTCATGA
- a CDS encoding molybdopterin-dependent aldehyde oxidoreductase, whose protein sequence is METKTLVINGIPRRLLINPEDTLVDVLRSQLQLTSVKVGCGKGQCGACTVILDGKVVRACIIKMSRVPENAAVTTLEGIGTPSCLHPLQHSWIYHGAAQCGFCTPGFIVSAKGLLDTNPNPSREDVRDWFQKHHNICRCTGYKPLVDAVMDAAAIMRGEKTLDDVTFKMPADGRIWGSTMPRPSAVAKVTGTAEFGADAAYRLPANTLHMALAQAKVSHANIKGIDTSEAEKMPGVFKVLTHKDVKGKNRITGLITFPSNKGDGWERPILNDTKIFQYGDALAIVCADSEAHARAAAEKVKFDLELLPEYMSAPEAMAPDAIEIHPGTPNVYYDQFEEKGADTAPFFNDPNNVVMEGDYYTQRQPHLPIEPDVGYGYINDKGQVVIHSKSVAIHLHAMMIAPGLGLEFPKDLVLVQNTTGGTFGYKFSPTMEALLGVAIMATGRPCHLRYNYEQQQWYTGKRSPFWTTVRMAANKQGKILAMETDWSVDHGPYSEFGDLLTLRGAQYIGAGYGIANIRGKGRTVATNHCWGAAFRGYGAPEAEFPSEVLMDELAEKLGMDPFDLRELNCYREGDTNPSGQVPEVMSLPEMFKQMRPYYEEAKKRVKARSTAEVKRGVGVALGVYGSGLDGPDTSEAWAELNEDGTVTVGNSWEDHGQGADSGTLGTAHEALRPLNLTPDQIHLVMNDTSKTPNSGPAGGSRSQVVTGNATRVACEMLLEGMRKPDGGFFTYAEMKAEGRPVHYDGKWTAPAKDCDAKGQGEPFACYMYGLFLAEVAVEVATGKTTVEKLVCVADIGKLCNKLIVDGQIYGGLAQGVGLALSEDYEDIKKHSTLAGAGVPTIKMIPDDMEIVYVQTPRKDGPFGASGVGEMPLTAPHPAIINAIYNACGARVRHLPARPEKVLEAMPK, encoded by the coding sequence ATGGAGACGAAAACGCTTGTTATCAACGGCATCCCCCGCAGGCTGCTGATCAACCCCGAAGACACGCTGGTGGATGTGCTGCGCAGCCAGTTGCAGCTGACCAGCGTGAAAGTGGGCTGCGGCAAAGGCCAGTGTGGCGCCTGCACGGTCATTCTGGACGGCAAGGTGGTGCGGGCCTGCATCATCAAGATGAGCCGCGTGCCTGAAAACGCCGCCGTCACCACCCTGGAGGGCATCGGCACGCCCTCCTGCCTGCACCCGCTGCAGCATTCGTGGATCTACCACGGCGCGGCGCAGTGCGGCTTCTGTACGCCCGGCTTCATTGTTTCGGCCAAGGGTCTGCTGGACACCAACCCCAACCCCAGCCGTGAAGACGTGCGCGATTGGTTCCAGAAGCACCACAACATCTGCCGCTGCACGGGCTACAAACCCCTGGTGGACGCCGTCATGGACGCCGCCGCCATCATGCGCGGCGAAAAGACCCTGGACGACGTCACCTTCAAGATGCCGGCGGATGGCCGCATCTGGGGTTCCACCATGCCCCGTCCCAGCGCCGTGGCCAAGGTGACGGGCACCGCTGAATTCGGTGCTGACGCCGCCTACCGCCTGCCGGCAAACACCCTGCACATGGCTCTGGCCCAGGCCAAGGTTTCGCACGCCAACATCAAGGGCATTGACACCTCCGAAGCCGAAAAAATGCCCGGCGTCTTCAAGGTGCTGACCCACAAGGACGTCAAGGGCAAAAACCGCATCACGGGCCTGATCACCTTCCCCAGCAACAAGGGCGACGGTTGGGAGCGGCCCATCCTCAATGACACCAAGATCTTCCAGTACGGCGACGCGCTGGCCATCGTCTGCGCCGATTCCGAAGCCCACGCCCGCGCTGCGGCCGAGAAGGTCAAGTTTGATCTGGAGCTGCTGCCCGAATACATGAGCGCCCCCGAAGCCATGGCCCCGGACGCCATTGAAATTCACCCCGGCACCCCCAACGTCTACTACGACCAGTTTGAAGAAAAAGGCGCGGATACCGCTCCCTTCTTCAATGACCCCAACAATGTGGTTATGGAAGGCGACTACTACACCCAGCGCCAGCCCCATCTGCCCATCGAGCCCGACGTGGGCTACGGTTACATCAACGACAAGGGCCAGGTGGTCATCCACTCCAAGTCTGTGGCCATCCACCTGCACGCCATGATGATCGCCCCCGGTCTGGGTCTGGAATTCCCCAAGGACCTCGTCCTGGTGCAGAACACCACCGGCGGCACCTTTGGCTACAAGTTCAGCCCCACCATGGAAGCCTTGCTCGGCGTGGCCATCATGGCCACGGGCCGTCCCTGCCACCTGCGCTATAACTATGAGCAGCAGCAGTGGTACACGGGCAAACGCTCGCCCTTCTGGACCACCGTGCGCATGGCCGCCAACAAACAAGGCAAGATCCTGGCCATGGAAACAGACTGGAGCGTGGACCACGGCCCCTACTCCGAATTCGGCGACCTGCTCACCCTGCGCGGCGCCCAGTACATCGGCGCGGGCTACGGCATCGCCAACATCCGCGGCAAGGGCCGCACCGTGGCCACCAACCACTGCTGGGGCGCCGCCTTCCGCGGCTACGGCGCGCCGGAAGCGGAATTCCCCTCCGAAGTGCTCATGGACGAACTGGCCGAAAAGCTGGGCATGGACCCCTTCGACCTGCGTGAGCTCAACTGCTACCGTGAAGGCGACACCAACCCCTCCGGTCAGGTGCCCGAGGTCATGAGCCTGCCCGAAATGTTCAAGCAGATGCGCCCCTATTATGAAGAAGCCAAAAAGCGCGTCAAAGCCCGCTCCACCGCCGAAGTCAAACGCGGCGTGGGCGTAGCCCTGGGCGTGTACGGCTCCGGCCTGGACGGCCCGGACACCTCCGAAGCCTGGGCGGAACTCAATGAAGACGGCACGGTGACCGTGGGCAACTCCTGGGAAGATCACGGCCAGGGCGCGGATTCCGGCACCCTGGGCACGGCCCACGAAGCCCTGCGGCCCCTGAACCTCACCCCCGACCAGATCCACCTGGTCATGAACGACACCAGCAAAACCCCCAACTCCGGCCCGGCCGGCGGTTCGCGCTCCCAGGTGGTCACGGGCAACGCCACCCGCGTGGCCTGCGAAATGCTCCTTGAAGGCATGCGCAAGCCCGATGGCGGCTTCTTCACCTATGCGGAAATGAAGGCTGAAGGCCGCCCCGTGCACTATGACGGCAAGTGGACCGCACCGGCCAAAGACTGCGACGCCAAAGGCCAGGGCGAACCCTTTGCCTGCTACATGTACGGTCTGTTCCTGGCTGAAGTGGCTGTGGAAGTGGCCACGGGCAAGACCACGGTGGAAAAGCTCGTCTGCGTGGCCGATATCGGCAAGCTCTGCAACAAACTCATTGTGGACGGGCAGATCTACGGCGGCCTGGCCCAGGGCGTGGGCCTGGCCCTCTCTGAAGACTATGAGGACATCAAGAAGCACAGCACCCTGGCGGGCGCGGGCGTGCCCACCATCAAGATGATTCCCGACGACATGGAAATCGTCTATGTGCAGACCCCGCGCAAGGACGGCCCCTTCGGCGCTTCCGGCGTGGGCGAAATGCCCCTTACCGCGCCGCACCCGGCCATCATCAACGCCATTTACAATGCTTGCGGCGCGCGCGTGCGGCACCTGCCGGCGCGGCCCGAAAAGGTCTTGGAGGCCATGCCCAAGTAA